The following are encoded in a window of Pan troglodytes isolate AG18354 chromosome 4, NHGRI_mPanTro3-v2.0_pri, whole genome shotgun sequence genomic DNA:
- the PCDH1 gene encoding protocadherin-1 isoform X4 yields the protein MGGSCSRHARPLTGSSSWGRHCCYTQLWMRFRDLSFWNRGSVLGLTALVENCVSVGEALLILGPARMGPLRHSPGPGGQRLLLPSMLLALLLLLAPSPGHATRVVYKVPEEQPPNTLIGSLAADYGFPDVGHLYKLEVGAPYLRVDGKTGDIFTTETSIDREGLRECQNQLPGDPCILEFEVSITDLVQNGSPRLLEGQIEVQDINDNTPNFASPVITLAIPENTNIGSLFPIPLASDRDAGPNGVASYELQAGPEAQELFGLQVAEDQEEKQPQLIVMGNLDRERWDSYDLTIKVQDGGSPPRASSALLRVTVLDTNDNAPKFERPSYEAELSENSPIGHSVIQVKANDSDQGANAEIEYTFHQAPEVVRRLLRLDRNTGLITVQGPVDREDLSTLRFSVLAKDRGTNPKSARAQVVVTVKDMNDNAPTIEIRGIGLVTHQDGMANISEDVAEETAVALVQVSDRDEGENAAVTCVVAGDVPFQLRQASETGSDSKKKYFLQTTTPLDYEKVKDYTIEIVAVDSGNPPLSSTNSLKVQVVDVNDNAPVFTQSVTEVAFPENNKPGEVIAEITASDADSGSNAELVYSLEPEPAAKGLFTISPETGEIQVKTSLDREQRESYELKVVAADRGSPSLQGTATVLVNVLDCNDNDPKFMLSGYNFSVMENMPALSPVGMVTVIDGDKGENAQVQLSVEQDNGDFVIQNGTGTILSSLSFDREQQSTYTFQLKAVDGGVPPRSAYVGVTINVLDENDNAPYITAPSNTSHRLLTPQTRLGETVSQVAAEDFDSGVNAELIYSIAGGNPYGLFQIGSHSGAITLEKEIERRHHGLHRLVVKVSDRGKPPRYGTALVHLYVNETLANRTLLETLLGHSLDTPLDIDIAGDPEYERSKQRGNILFGVVAGVVAVALLIALAVLVRYCRQREAKSGYQAGKKETKDLYAPKPSGKASKGNKSKGKKSKSPKPVKPVEDEDEAGLQKSLKFNLMSDAPGDSPRIHLPLNYPPGSPDLGRHYRSNSPLPSIQLQPQSPSASKKHQVVQDLPPANTFVGTGDTTSTGSEQYSDYSYRTNPPKYPSKQVGQPFQLSTPQPLPHPYHGAIWTEVWE from the exons ATGGGCGGGAGCTGCTCTAGGCATGCCAGGCCTCTTACTGGCTCCTCCAGCTGGGGCAGACACTGCTGCTACACCCAGCTGTGGATGAGATTCAGGGATCTGAGTTTCTGGAATCGGGGTTCTGTGCTGGGACTGACTGCTCTTGTGGAGAATTGTGTGTCAGTGGGAGAGG CCCTCCTGATTCTGGGGCCTGCCAGGATGGGGCCCCTGAGGCACAGCCCAGGCCCTGGGGGGCAACGGCTACTGCTGCCCTCCATGCTGCTAGCACTGCTGCTCCTGCTGGCTCCATCCCCAGGCCACGCCACTCGGGTAGTGTACAAGGTGCCGGAGGAACAGCCACCCAACACCCTCATTGGGAGCCTCGCAGCCGACTATGGTTTTCCAGATGTGGGGCACCTGTACAAGCTAGAGGTGGGTGCCCCGTACCTTCGCGTGGATGGCAAGACAGGTGACATTTTCACCACCGAGACCTCCATCGACCGTGAGGGGCTCCGTGAATGCCAGAACCAGCTCCCTGGTGATCCCTGCATCCTGGAGTTTGAGGTATCTATCACAGACCTCGTGCAGAATGGCAGCCCCCGGCTGCTAGAGGGCCAGATAGAAGTACAAGACATCAATGACAACACACCCAACTTCGCCTCACCAGTCATCACTCTGGCCATCCCTGAGAACACCAACATCGGCTCACTCTTCCCCATCCCGCTGGCTTCAGACCGTGATGCTGGTCCCAACGGTGTGGCATCCTATGAGCTGCAGGCTGGGCCTGAGGCCCAGGAGCTATTTGGGCTGCAGGTGGCAGAGGACCAGGAGGAGAAGCAACCACAGCTCATTGTGATGGGCAACCTGGACCGTGAGCGCTGGGACTCCTACGACCTCACCATCAAGGTGCAGGATGGCGGCAGCCCCCCACGCGCCAGCAGTGCCCTGCTGCGTGTCACCGTGCTTGACACCAATGACAACGCCCCCAAGTTTGAGCGGCCCTCCTATGAGGCCGAACTATCTGAGAATAGCCCCATAGGCCACTCGGTCATCCAG GTGAAGGCCAATGACTCAGACCAAGGTGCCAATGCAGAAATCGAATACACATTCCACCAGGCGCCCGAAGTTGTGAGGCGTCTTCTTCGACTGGACAGGAACACTGGACTTATCACTGTTCAGGGCCCAGTGGACCGTGAGGACCTAAGTACCCTGCGCTTCTCAGTGCTTGCTAAGGACCGAGGCACCAACCCCAAGAGTGCCCGTGCCCAGGTGGTTGTGACCGTGAAGGACATGAATGACAATGCCCCCACCATTGAGATCCGGGGCATAGGGCTAGTGACTCATCAAGATGGGATGGCTAACATCTCAGAGGATGTGGCAGAGGAGACAGCTGTGGCCCTGGTGCAGGTGTCTGACCGAGATGAGGGAGAGAATGCAGCTGTCACCTGTGTGGTGGCAGGTGATGTGCCCTTCCAGCTGCGCCAGGCCAGTGAGACAGGCAGTGACAGCAAGAAGAAGTATTTCCTGCAGACTACCACCCCGCTAGACTACGAGAAGGTCAAAGACTACACCATTGAGATTGTGGCTGTGGACTCTGGCAACCCCCCACTCTCCAGCACCAACTCCCTCAAGGTGCAGGTGGTGGACGTCAATGACAACGCACCTGTCTTCACTCAGAGTGTCACTGAGGTCGCCTTCCCGGAAAACAACAAGCCTGGTGAAGTGATTGCTGAGATCACTGCCAGTGATGCTGACTCTGGCTCTAATGCTGAGCTGGTTTACTCTCTGGAGCCTGAGCCGGCTGCTAAGGGCCTCTTCACCATCTCACCCGAGACTGGAGAGATCCAGGTGAAGACATCCCTGGATCGGGAACAGCGGGAGAGCTATGAGTTGAAGGTGGTGGCAGCTGACCGGGGCAGTCCTAGCCTCCAGGGCACAGCCACTGTCCTTGTCAATGTGCTGGACTGCAATGACAATGACCCCAAATTTATGCTGAGTGGCTACAACTTCTCAGTGATGGAGAACATGCCAGCACTGAGTCCAGTGGGCATGGTGACTGTCATTGATGGAGACAAGGGGGAGAATGCCCAGGTGCAGCTCTCAGTGGAGCAGGACAACGGTGACTTTGTTATCCAGAATGGCACAGGCACCATCCTATCCAGCCTGAGCTTTGATCGAGAGCAACAAAGCACCTACACCTTCCAGCTGAAGGCAGTGGATGGTGGCGTCCCACCTCGCTCAGCTTACGTTGGTGTCACCATCAATGTGCTGGACGAGAATGACAACGCACCCTATATCACTGCCCCTTCTAACACCTCTCACAGGCTGCTGACCCCCCAGACACGTCTTGGTGAGACGGTCAGCCAGGTGGCAGCCGAGGACTTTGACTCTGGTGTCAATGCTGAGCTGATCTACAGCATTGCAGGTGGCAACCCTTATGGACTCTTCCAGATTGGGTCACATTCAGGTGCCATCACCCTGGAGAAGGAGATTGAGCGGCGCCACCATGGGCTACACCGCCTGGTGGTGAAGGTCAGTGACCGCGGCAAGCCCCCACGCTATGGCACAGCCTTGGTCCATCTTTATGTCAATGAGACTCTGGCCAACCGCACGCTGCTGGAGACCCTCCTGGGCCACAGCCTGGACACGCCGCTGGATATTGACATTGCTGGGGATCCAGAATATGAGCGCTCCAAGCAGCGTGGCAACATTCTCTTTGGTGTGGTGGCTGGTGTGGTGGCCGTGGCCTTGCTCATCGCCCTGGCGGTTCTTGTGCGCTACTGCCGACAGCGGGAGGCCAAAAGTGGCTACCAGGCTGGTAAGAAGGAGACCAAGGACCTGTATGCCCCCAAGCCCAGTGGCAAGGCCTCCAagggaaacaaaagcaaaggcaaGAAGAGCAAGTCCCCAAAGCCCGTGAAGCCAGTGGAGGACGAGGATGAGGCCGGGCTGCAGAAGTCCCTCAAGTTCAACCTGATGAGCGATGCCCCTGGGGACAGTCCCCGCATCCATCTGCCCCTCAACTACCCACCAGGCAGCCCTGACCTGGGCCGCCACTATCGCTCTAACTCCCCACTGCCTTCCATCCAGCTGCAGCCCCAGTCACCCTCAGCCTCCAAGAAGCACCAGGTGGTACAGGACCTGCCACCTGCAAACACATTCGTGGGCACCGGGGACACCACGTCCACGGGCTCTGAGCAGTACTCCGACTACAGCTACCGCACCAACCCCCCCAAATACCCCAGCAAGCAGGTAGGCCAGCCCTTTCAGCTCAGCACACCCCAGCCCCTACCCCACCCCTACCACGGAGCCATCTGGACCGAGGTGTGGGAGTGA
- the PCDH1 gene encoding protocadherin-1 isoform X3, with amino-acid sequence MDRGAGGRRCPEAALLILGPARMGPLRHSPGPGGQRLLLPSMLLALLLLLAPSPGHATRVVYKVPEEQPPNTLIGSLAADYGFPDVGHLYKLEVGAPYLRVDGKTGDIFTTETSIDREGLRECQNQLPGDPCILEFEVSITDLVQNGSPRLLEGQIEVQDINDNTPNFASPVITLAIPENTNIGSLFPIPLASDRDAGPNGVASYELQAGPEAQELFGLQVAEDQEEKQPQLIVMGNLDRERWDSYDLTIKVQDGGSPPRASSALLRVTVLDTNDNAPKFERPSYEAELSENSPIGHSVIQVKANDSDQGANAEIEYTFHQAPEVVRRLLRLDRNTGLITVQGPVDREDLSTLRFSVLAKDRGTNPKSARAQVVVTVKDMNDNAPTIEIRGIGLVTHQDGMANISEDVAEETAVALVQVSDRDEGENAAVTCVVAGDVPFQLRQASETGSDSKKKYFLQTTTPLDYEKVKDYTIEIVAVDSGNPPLSSTNSLKVQVVDVNDNAPVFTQSVTEVAFPENNKPGEVIAEITASDADSGSNAELVYSLEPEPAAKGLFTISPETGEIQVKTSLDREQRESYELKVVAADRGSPSLQGTATVLVNVLDCNDNDPKFMLSGYNFSVMENMPALSPVGMVTVIDGDKGENAQVQLSVEQDNGDFVIQNGTGTILSSLSFDREQQSTYTFQLKAVDGGVPPRSAYVGVTINVLDENDNAPYITAPSNTSHRLLTPQTRLGETVSQVAAEDFDSGVNAELIYSIAGGNPYGLFQIGSHSGAITLEKEIERRHHGLHRLVVKVSDRGKPPRYGTALVHLYVNETLANRTLLETLLGHSLDTPLDIDIAGDPEYERSKQRGNILFGVVAGVVAVALLIALAVLVRYCRQREAKSGYQAGKKETKDLYAPKPSGKASKGNKSKGKKSKSPKPVKPVEDEDEAGLQKSLKFNLMSDAPGDSPRIHLPLNYPPGSPDLGRHYRSNSPLPSIQLQPQSPSASKKHQVVQDLPPANTFVGTGDTTSTGSEQYSDYSYRTNPPKYPSKQLPHRRVTFSATSQAQELQDPSQHSYYDSGLEESETPSSKSSSGPRLGPLALPEDHYERTTPDGSIGEMEHPENEPAGRSRP; translated from the exons ATGGACAGAGGGGCGGGCGGCCGGCGCTGCCCGGAGGCGG CCCTCCTGATTCTGGGGCCTGCCAGGATGGGGCCCCTGAGGCACAGCCCAGGCCCTGGGGGGCAACGGCTACTGCTGCCCTCCATGCTGCTAGCACTGCTGCTCCTGCTGGCTCCATCCCCAGGCCACGCCACTCGGGTAGTGTACAAGGTGCCGGAGGAACAGCCACCCAACACCCTCATTGGGAGCCTCGCAGCCGACTATGGTTTTCCAGATGTGGGGCACCTGTACAAGCTAGAGGTGGGTGCCCCGTACCTTCGCGTGGATGGCAAGACAGGTGACATTTTCACCACCGAGACCTCCATCGACCGTGAGGGGCTCCGTGAATGCCAGAACCAGCTCCCTGGTGATCCCTGCATCCTGGAGTTTGAGGTATCTATCACAGACCTCGTGCAGAATGGCAGCCCCCGGCTGCTAGAGGGCCAGATAGAAGTACAAGACATCAATGACAACACACCCAACTTCGCCTCACCAGTCATCACTCTGGCCATCCCTGAGAACACCAACATCGGCTCACTCTTCCCCATCCCGCTGGCTTCAGACCGTGATGCTGGTCCCAACGGTGTGGCATCCTATGAGCTGCAGGCTGGGCCTGAGGCCCAGGAGCTATTTGGGCTGCAGGTGGCAGAGGACCAGGAGGAGAAGCAACCACAGCTCATTGTGATGGGCAACCTGGACCGTGAGCGCTGGGACTCCTACGACCTCACCATCAAGGTGCAGGATGGCGGCAGCCCCCCACGCGCCAGCAGTGCCCTGCTGCGTGTCACCGTGCTTGACACCAATGACAACGCCCCCAAGTTTGAGCGGCCCTCCTATGAGGCCGAACTATCTGAGAATAGCCCCATAGGCCACTCGGTCATCCAG GTGAAGGCCAATGACTCAGACCAAGGTGCCAATGCAGAAATCGAATACACATTCCACCAGGCGCCCGAAGTTGTGAGGCGTCTTCTTCGACTGGACAGGAACACTGGACTTATCACTGTTCAGGGCCCAGTGGACCGTGAGGACCTAAGTACCCTGCGCTTCTCAGTGCTTGCTAAGGACCGAGGCACCAACCCCAAGAGTGCCCGTGCCCAGGTGGTTGTGACCGTGAAGGACATGAATGACAATGCCCCCACCATTGAGATCCGGGGCATAGGGCTAGTGACTCATCAAGATGGGATGGCTAACATCTCAGAGGATGTGGCAGAGGAGACAGCTGTGGCCCTGGTGCAGGTGTCTGACCGAGATGAGGGAGAGAATGCAGCTGTCACCTGTGTGGTGGCAGGTGATGTGCCCTTCCAGCTGCGCCAGGCCAGTGAGACAGGCAGTGACAGCAAGAAGAAGTATTTCCTGCAGACTACCACCCCGCTAGACTACGAGAAGGTCAAAGACTACACCATTGAGATTGTGGCTGTGGACTCTGGCAACCCCCCACTCTCCAGCACCAACTCCCTCAAGGTGCAGGTGGTGGACGTCAATGACAACGCACCTGTCTTCACTCAGAGTGTCACTGAGGTCGCCTTCCCGGAAAACAACAAGCCTGGTGAAGTGATTGCTGAGATCACTGCCAGTGATGCTGACTCTGGCTCTAATGCTGAGCTGGTTTACTCTCTGGAGCCTGAGCCGGCTGCTAAGGGCCTCTTCACCATCTCACCCGAGACTGGAGAGATCCAGGTGAAGACATCCCTGGATCGGGAACAGCGGGAGAGCTATGAGTTGAAGGTGGTGGCAGCTGACCGGGGCAGTCCTAGCCTCCAGGGCACAGCCACTGTCCTTGTCAATGTGCTGGACTGCAATGACAATGACCCCAAATTTATGCTGAGTGGCTACAACTTCTCAGTGATGGAGAACATGCCAGCACTGAGTCCAGTGGGCATGGTGACTGTCATTGATGGAGACAAGGGGGAGAATGCCCAGGTGCAGCTCTCAGTGGAGCAGGACAACGGTGACTTTGTTATCCAGAATGGCACAGGCACCATCCTATCCAGCCTGAGCTTTGATCGAGAGCAACAAAGCACCTACACCTTCCAGCTGAAGGCAGTGGATGGTGGCGTCCCACCTCGCTCAGCTTACGTTGGTGTCACCATCAATGTGCTGGACGAGAATGACAACGCACCCTATATCACTGCCCCTTCTAACACCTCTCACAGGCTGCTGACCCCCCAGACACGTCTTGGTGAGACGGTCAGCCAGGTGGCAGCCGAGGACTTTGACTCTGGTGTCAATGCTGAGCTGATCTACAGCATTGCAGGTGGCAACCCTTATGGACTCTTCCAGATTGGGTCACATTCAGGTGCCATCACCCTGGAGAAGGAGATTGAGCGGCGCCACCATGGGCTACACCGCCTGGTGGTGAAGGTCAGTGACCGCGGCAAGCCCCCACGCTATGGCACAGCCTTGGTCCATCTTTATGTCAATGAGACTCTGGCCAACCGCACGCTGCTGGAGACCCTCCTGGGCCACAGCCTGGACACGCCGCTGGATATTGACATTGCTGGGGATCCAGAATATGAGCGCTCCAAGCAGCGTGGCAACATTCTCTTTGGTGTGGTGGCTGGTGTGGTGGCCGTGGCCTTGCTCATCGCCCTGGCGGTTCTTGTGCGCTACTGCCGACAGCGGGAGGCCAAAAGTGGCTACCAGGCTGGTAAGAAGGAGACCAAGGACCTGTATGCCCCCAAGCCCAGTGGCAAGGCCTCCAagggaaacaaaagcaaaggcaaGAAGAGCAAGTCCCCAAAGCCCGTGAAGCCAGTGGAGGACGAGGATGAGGCCGGGCTGCAGAAGTCCCTCAAGTTCAACCTGATGAGCGATGCCCCTGGGGACAGTCCCCGCATCCATCTGCCCCTCAACTACCCACCAGGCAGCCCTGACCTGGGCCGCCACTATCGCTCTAACTCCCCACTGCCTTCCATCCAGCTGCAGCCCCAGTCACCCTCAGCCTCCAAGAAGCACCAGGTGGTACAGGACCTGCCACCTGCAAACACATTCGTGGGCACCGGGGACACCACGTCCACGGGCTCTGAGCAGTACTCCGACTACAGCTACCGCACCAACCCCCCCAAATACCCCAGCAAGCAG